A window of Actinomadura rubteroloni contains these coding sequences:
- a CDS encoding FAD-dependent oxidoreductase — protein sequence MDFDVLVVGSGFGGSVTALRLTEKGYKVGVIEAGRRFDAGPDAAPGARHPGLPETNWRVARYIWAPALGLTGMQRIHLIRGAKSSRVMVLAGAGVGGGSLNYANTLYVPPDPFFKDRQWAHITDWKAELAPYYDQARRMLGVVQNPTITAADEAMRNVAERMGKGDTFVRTPVGVHFGAGPGVESEDPYFGGAGPRRRGCTECGECMVGCRHGAKNMLTENYLYLAERAGARIMPLSRVTAVTPLDGGGYRVDIVRTGSFGRNRKSFTARHVVFAAGTYGTQKLLHKLRSTGLLPRLSPRLGELTRTNSEAVLGAGRRNGVPGPDYSRGVAITSSFHPTEDTHIEPVRYGKGSNLMAMLQTLLVDGDRPGEKHRPRWAKFLGQVARRPGDLIQLVDVRTWSERTVIALVMQSRDNSITLKPKRGPFGWDVRSTAGHGEPNPTWIPAGHDAARLLAEETGGMAGGGWGDLFDVPLTAHFLGGCPIGDSSERGVIDPYHRVYGHEGLHVVDGSAVSANLGVNPSLTITAQAERAMSLWPNKGEEDPRPALGSPYRRVAAVAPKNPAVPEQAPAALRLPIVEIS from the coding sequence ATGGATTTCGACGTTCTGGTCGTCGGCTCGGGGTTCGGCGGCAGCGTGACCGCGCTGCGGCTGACCGAGAAGGGCTACAAGGTCGGCGTGATCGAGGCGGGCCGCCGCTTCGACGCCGGCCCGGACGCGGCGCCCGGCGCCCGCCATCCCGGGCTGCCCGAGACCAACTGGCGGGTGGCCCGCTACATCTGGGCGCCCGCGCTCGGCCTCACCGGGATGCAGCGCATCCACCTGATCCGGGGGGCCAAGTCCAGCCGGGTCATGGTGCTGGCGGGGGCGGGCGTCGGCGGCGGGTCGCTGAACTACGCCAACACGCTGTACGTCCCGCCGGACCCGTTCTTCAAGGACCGGCAGTGGGCCCACATCACGGACTGGAAGGCCGAGCTGGCGCCGTACTACGACCAGGCGCGGCGGATGCTCGGGGTCGTCCAGAACCCGACGATCACGGCGGCGGACGAGGCCATGCGGAACGTCGCCGAGCGGATGGGCAAGGGCGACACATTCGTCCGGACCCCGGTCGGCGTCCACTTCGGCGCCGGGCCGGGCGTCGAGAGCGAGGACCCCTACTTCGGCGGCGCCGGGCCGCGCCGCCGCGGCTGCACCGAGTGCGGCGAGTGCATGGTCGGCTGCCGGCACGGCGCCAAGAACATGCTCACCGAGAACTACCTGTACCTGGCGGAACGGGCGGGCGCACGGATCATGCCGCTGAGCCGCGTCACGGCCGTCACGCCCCTGGACGGCGGCGGCTACCGGGTCGACATCGTCCGGACCGGCTCGTTCGGGCGCAACCGCAAGAGCTTCACCGCGCGGCACGTCGTGTTCGCGGCGGGCACCTACGGGACGCAGAAGCTCCTGCACAAGCTGCGCTCCACCGGGCTGCTGCCCCGGCTGTCGCCCCGGCTCGGCGAGCTGACCCGCACGAACTCCGAGGCCGTCCTCGGCGCGGGCCGCCGCAACGGCGTCCCCGGCCCGGACTACTCGCGCGGCGTCGCGATCACGTCGTCGTTCCACCCGACCGAGGACACGCACATCGAGCCCGTCCGGTACGGCAAGGGTTCCAACCTCATGGCGATGCTCCAGACGCTGCTGGTGGACGGCGATCGGCCCGGCGAGAAGCACCGGCCGCGCTGGGCGAAGTTCCTCGGGCAGGTCGCGCGCCGGCCCGGCGACCTGATCCAGCTCGTGGACGTCCGGACGTGGTCGGAGCGGACCGTCATCGCGCTCGTCATGCAGTCCCGCGACAACTCGATCACGCTGAAGCCCAAGCGCGGGCCGTTCGGCTGGGACGTCCGCTCGACGGCGGGCCACGGTGAGCCCAACCCGACCTGGATCCCGGCCGGCCACGACGCCGCGCGGCTGCTCGCCGAGGAGACCGGCGGCATGGCGGGCGGCGGCTGGGGCGACCTGTTCGACGTCCCGCTGACCGCGCACTTCCTCGGCGGCTGCCCGATCGGGGACTCGTCCGAGCGCGGCGTCATCGACCCCTACCACCGCGTCTACGGGCACGAGGGGCTGCACGTCGTGGACGGGTCGGCGGTGTCGGCGAACCTCGGCGTGAACCCGTCGCTGACGATCACCGCGCAGGCCGAGCGGGCGATGTCGCTGTGGCCGAACAAGGGCGAGGAGGACCCGCGTCCCGCGCTCGGTTCTCCGTACCGGCGGGTCGCGGCGGTCGCGCCGAAGAACCCGGCCGTCCCCGAGCAGGCGCCGGCCGCGCTGCGTCTGCCGATCGTCGAAATCTCCTGA
- a CDS encoding succinic semialdehyde dehydrogenase, whose translation MASSTGLAKGVTEHRLPQSVVERLASHVASGGAETVTIPTPFTGEPLATVPVSSADDVRLAYERARKAQRAWAELTPAQRAKPFLRLADAIVDRREEILDVLQLETGKARRHALEEFLDVALCSLYYARRAPKLLKPHRRQGMVPGLTRVRELRHPKGVVGLISPWNYPLVLGTSDIAPALMAGNAVIHKPDTQTCLTSLWVLDLLVELGLPRDLWQIVIGDPAEIGDPLIDNADYVSFTGSTRGGKAIAAKVAPRLVNYSLELGGKNPMIVLADADVERTARGALRACFTNAGQLCISIERLYVHEDIYDRFVPRFAELAGNMKLGSALDYSAEMGSLTYPRQLEAVTAHVAQAVEEGATVLAGGKARPDIGPLFYEPTVLADVTGAMDLCANETFGPVVAVYKFRDEDEVVARANDTEYGLNASVWTKDVAHGRRLAARLQAGTVNVNDGYGAAYASYDAPMGGFKQSGVGRRHGTEGLLKFTEVQTVASQHYMDLEPPGSMSYATFAGLMARGVKLMKTLRIK comes from the coding sequence ATGGCATCTTCGACGGGCCTCGCCAAAGGCGTGACAGAGCACAGGCTCCCCCAGAGCGTCGTCGAGCGGCTGGCCTCGCACGTCGCCTCCGGCGGTGCCGAGACCGTGACGATCCCCACCCCCTTCACCGGCGAGCCGCTGGCCACGGTGCCGGTCTCCAGCGCGGACGACGTCCGCCTCGCCTACGAGCGCGCCCGCAAGGCGCAGCGCGCCTGGGCGGAGCTGACGCCCGCGCAGCGCGCCAAGCCCTTCCTGCGCCTCGCCGACGCCATCGTGGACCGCCGCGAGGAGATCCTGGACGTCCTCCAGCTCGAAACGGGCAAGGCGCGCCGCCACGCCCTCGAAGAGTTCCTCGACGTCGCCCTCTGCTCGCTCTACTACGCCCGCCGCGCGCCGAAGCTGCTGAAGCCGCACCGCCGCCAGGGCATGGTCCCGGGTCTCACGCGCGTCCGGGAGCTGCGCCACCCGAAGGGCGTCGTCGGCCTGATCTCGCCGTGGAACTACCCGCTCGTGCTCGGCACCAGCGACATCGCGCCCGCGCTCATGGCGGGCAACGCGGTGATCCACAAGCCCGACACCCAGACGTGCCTGACGAGCCTGTGGGTCCTGGACCTGCTCGTCGAGCTGGGCCTGCCGCGCGACCTGTGGCAGATCGTCATCGGCGACCCCGCCGAGATCGGCGACCCGCTCATCGACAACGCCGACTACGTGTCGTTCACCGGCTCCACCCGGGGCGGCAAGGCGATCGCGGCCAAGGTCGCGCCGCGCCTGGTGAACTACTCGCTCGAACTCGGCGGCAAGAACCCGATGATCGTCCTCGCGGACGCCGACGTCGAGCGCACCGCCCGCGGAGCCCTGCGCGCCTGCTTCACCAACGCGGGCCAGCTCTGCATCTCGATCGAGCGGCTGTACGTCCACGAGGACATCTACGACCGGTTCGTCCCGCGCTTCGCCGAACTGGCCGGGAACATGAAGCTCGGCAGCGCGCTGGACTACTCCGCCGAGATGGGCTCGCTCACCTACCCGCGCCAGCTCGAAGCGGTCACCGCGCACGTCGCGCAGGCCGTCGAGGAGGGCGCGACCGTGCTGGCGGGCGGCAAGGCCCGGCCGGACATCGGGCCGCTGTTCTACGAGCCGACCGTCCTCGCCGACGTCACCGGCGCGATGGACCTGTGCGCGAACGAGACGTTCGGGCCGGTCGTCGCGGTCTACAAGTTCCGGGACGAGGACGAGGTCGTCGCCCGCGCCAACGACACCGAGTACGGCCTCAACGCGTCGGTCTGGACGAAGGACGTCGCGCACGGCCGCCGGCTCGCCGCGCGCCTCCAGGCCGGGACGGTCAACGTCAACGACGGCTACGGCGCCGCCTACGCGTCCTACGACGCGCCGATGGGCGGGTTCAAGCAGTCCGGCGTCGGACGGCGGCACGGGACGGAGGGCCTGCTGAAGTTCACCGAGGTCCAGACCGTCGCGAGCCAGCACTACATGGACCTGGAACCGCCGGGCTCGATGAGCTACGCGACGTTCGCCGGGCTGATGGCGCGCGGCGTGAAGCTCATGAAGACGCTGAGGATCAAGTAG
- a CDS encoding TetR/AcrR family transcriptional regulator, whose protein sequence is MIDAPNGRPNGRSRAAAPSARGRGRAPRAAGRPGAARRDRREETRTALLAAAGRLWAERGIHGASLDDIAAAAGLTKGAVYSNFTGKTDLVLALMERCTDASATVLRDALPLCARLAEDAHHCDDGCADGRLLALLLVEFWLYGMRDYAAGWRVADWWAEHRTRLAEGLPGDGPAGDAAARAALAVALDIGLAFQHLMDPDRVPADLYDRAVRLL, encoded by the coding sequence ATGATCGACGCCCCGAACGGCCGTCCGAACGGCCGCTCGCGCGCCGCCGCGCCGAGCGCCCGCGGACGGGGCCGGGCGCCCCGCGCGGCCGGCCGTCCCGGCGCCGCCCGCCGCGACCGCCGCGAGGAGACCCGCACGGCGCTGCTCGCGGCGGCCGGACGGCTGTGGGCCGAGCGCGGCATCCACGGCGCGTCCCTGGACGACATCGCGGCGGCGGCGGGCCTGACCAAGGGCGCGGTGTACTCCAACTTCACCGGCAAGACCGATCTCGTGCTCGCGCTGATGGAACGGTGTACCGACGCGTCCGCGACCGTCCTGCGGGACGCCCTGCCGCTGTGCGCGCGGCTCGCCGAGGACGCGCACCACTGCGACGACGGCTGCGCCGACGGACGCCTGCTCGCGCTGCTGCTCGTGGAGTTCTGGCTGTACGGGATGCGCGACTACGCGGCGGGCTGGCGCGTGGCCGACTGGTGGGCCGAGCACCGCACCCGCCTCGCCGAGGGCCTGCCCGGCGACGGCCCGGCGGGCGACGCCGCCGCCCGCGCCGCGCTCGCCGTCGCGCTGGACATCGGCCTGGCGTTCCAGCACCTCATGGACCCCGACCGCGTCCCCGCCGACCTGTACGACCGCGCCGTCCGCCTCCTCTGA
- a CDS encoding phospholipase D-like domain-containing protein, translating to MRGLSIVAGGLLAGAGLIVLELAAAGGASAAVPAKPRPMSLKPATTPWAVKRTYVPQGPLFNNPTGNTDQAGSLDLYLKRLIRNTPKGAEIDVALFRLQTTGMANALVDARKRGVNVRIVLDNDSLSKRPENYALLKKNLGTDMSKASWITVCPKNEGCIARTSSSGQWAKNHNKFYVFSKTYDSKNVVVQTSGNATGGMYNQFNDAYTMTDTALHNAYRTYFYDLSRKKADPNYWRTIKSGSRSVSFYPKSSQPDPIVATLQMVTCTPGTKIGLSSGLFTRKGVADQLAWMDAQGCDVRIASGSLGEDVEQVLSRSRAKVRFFRASSSHPAHSKYLLIDGTYGGRQRKLVLTGSHSYTYDALRRNDEAVLTLDDAKTYAAYAANFDKVFKSADGELAVGKLVQPQIVPNGTLDDDNPVPSVGIRSVTPPEERPVPEATLPPLTEQPDDGPTALPTR from the coding sequence GTGCGGGGGTTGTCCATCGTCGCCGGAGGACTGCTGGCCGGAGCCGGGCTGATCGTGCTGGAGCTGGCCGCCGCGGGCGGCGCTTCGGCGGCCGTCCCGGCGAAGCCGAGGCCGATGTCGCTGAAGCCCGCGACGACGCCGTGGGCCGTCAAGCGCACGTACGTCCCCCAGGGGCCGCTGTTCAACAACCCGACCGGGAACACCGACCAGGCCGGGTCGCTCGACCTCTACCTCAAGCGGCTGATCCGGAACACGCCGAAGGGCGCCGAGATCGACGTCGCGCTGTTCCGGCTCCAGACGACGGGCATGGCGAACGCGCTGGTCGACGCGCGCAAGCGCGGGGTGAACGTCCGGATCGTCCTGGACAACGACAGCCTCAGCAAGCGGCCGGAGAACTACGCGCTGCTGAAGAAGAACCTCGGCACGGACATGTCCAAGGCGTCCTGGATCACGGTGTGCCCGAAGAACGAGGGCTGCATCGCGCGGACGTCGTCGTCCGGCCAGTGGGCGAAGAACCACAACAAGTTCTACGTCTTCTCGAAGACGTACGACTCGAAGAACGTCGTGGTGCAGACGTCCGGGAATGCCACGGGCGGCATGTACAACCAGTTCAACGACGCTTACACGATGACCGATACGGCGCTGCACAACGCCTACCGGACGTACTTCTACGACCTGTCCCGCAAGAAGGCCGACCCGAACTACTGGCGGACGATCAAGTCGGGGTCCCGGTCGGTGAGCTTCTACCCCAAGTCGTCCCAGCCGGACCCGATCGTCGCGACGCTCCAGATGGTCACCTGCACGCCGGGGACGAAGATCGGGCTGTCCAGCGGCCTGTTCACCCGCAAGGGCGTCGCGGACCAGCTCGCGTGGATGGACGCGCAGGGCTGCGACGTCCGGATCGCCAGCGGCAGCCTCGGCGAGGACGTCGAGCAGGTCCTCAGCAGGAGCAGGGCGAAGGTGCGGTTCTTCCGCGCCAGCAGCTCGCACCCGGCGCACTCCAAGTACCTGCTGATCGACGGGACCTACGGCGGGCGGCAGCGCAAGCTCGTCCTGACGGGCAGCCACAGCTACACCTACGACGCGCTGCGGCGCAACGACGAGGCCGTCCTGACGCTGGACGACGCCAAGACCTACGCCGCCTACGCCGCGAACTTCGACAAGGTGTTCAAGTCGGCGGACGGTGAGCTGGCGGTCGGCAAGCTCGTCCAGCCGCAGATCGTCCCGAACGGCACGCTGGACGACGACAACCCGGTGCCGTCCGTCGGCATCCGGTCGGTGACGCCGCCGGAGGAGCGCCCGGTGCCCGAGGCGACGCTGCCGCCGCTCACCGAGCAGCCCGACGACGGCCCCACCGCCCTCCCCACCCGCTGA
- a CDS encoding glycerol-3-phosphate dehydrogenase/oxidase, whose translation MTGSPVSGLGSARLGPAERAAALERMASGEEFDVVVVGAGIVGAGAALDAATRGLSVAVVEARDFASGTSSRSSKLIHGGLRYLEQFNFDLVREALTERGLLLQRIAPHLVRPVPFLLPTTHRVWERGYFGAGVALYDALAFQMGSTRGVPHHRHLTRRGALRLAPSLRKDAFTGAIQLWDAQVDDARFVMTALRTAAQFGARIASRTQCVGFLREGERVTGLRIRDLESDAVSEVRAKQVVNATGVWTDEIQQLVGGRGRIHVKASKGIHLVVPKDRIHSATGILLRTEKSVLFVIPWGRHWIIGTTDTAWDLDLAHPAASRADIDYVLEHVNTVLNTPLTHDDVEGVYAGLRPLLRGEREETSQLSREHVVAHPVPGLVLVAGGKYTTYRVMAKDAIDAVAHGLDGKVAESCTDRVALVGGEGFPAMWNSRHRLAARSGLHVARIEHLLRRYGTLVDDLLAMVAERPDLGRPLTGADDYLRAEIVYAASHEGARHLNDVLARRTRISIETWDRGVGVAEEAADLVAPVLGWSAAQRDREIEYYRKRIEAERASQSQDGDHEASASRRGAPDIVPTL comes from the coding sequence ATGACGGGATCACCGGTGAGCGGGCTGGGCAGCGCACGGCTCGGCCCCGCCGAGCGGGCGGCGGCGCTGGAGCGGATGGCGAGCGGCGAGGAGTTCGACGTCGTCGTGGTCGGCGCGGGGATCGTCGGCGCGGGCGCGGCGCTGGACGCGGCGACGCGCGGGCTGTCGGTCGCGGTCGTGGAGGCGCGGGACTTCGCGTCCGGGACGTCCTCGCGGTCGTCCAAGCTGATCCACGGCGGGCTGCGCTATCTGGAGCAGTTCAATTTCGACCTCGTCCGGGAGGCGCTGACCGAACGCGGCCTGCTGCTCCAGCGGATCGCGCCGCACTTGGTGCGCCCGGTGCCGTTCCTGCTGCCGACGACGCACCGCGTCTGGGAGCGCGGCTACTTCGGCGCCGGGGTCGCGCTGTACGACGCGCTGGCGTTCCAGATGGGCAGCACGCGCGGCGTCCCGCACCACCGGCACCTGACGCGGCGCGGCGCGCTGCGGCTGGCGCCGTCGCTGCGCAAGGACGCGTTCACCGGCGCGATCCAGCTCTGGGACGCGCAGGTGGACGACGCCCGCTTCGTCATGACCGCGCTGCGGACGGCGGCGCAGTTCGGCGCGCGGATCGCGTCCCGCACCCAGTGCGTCGGGTTCCTGCGCGAGGGCGAGCGGGTCACCGGCCTGCGGATCCGCGACCTGGAGAGCGACGCGGTGAGCGAGGTGCGCGCCAAGCAGGTCGTCAACGCGACCGGGGTGTGGACGGACGAGATCCAGCAGCTCGTCGGGGGGCGCGGGCGGATCCACGTGAAGGCGTCCAAGGGGATCCACCTGGTCGTCCCGAAGGACCGGATCCACTCGGCGACCGGGATCCTGCTGCGCACCGAGAAGTCCGTGCTGTTCGTCATCCCGTGGGGCCGCCACTGGATCATCGGGACGACCGACACCGCGTGGGACCTGGACCTCGCGCACCCGGCCGCGTCCCGCGCCGACATCGACTACGTCCTGGAGCACGTGAACACCGTGCTCAACACGCCGCTGACGCACGACGACGTCGAGGGCGTCTACGCGGGGCTGCGCCCGCTGCTGCGCGGGGAGCGGGAGGAGACGTCGCAGCTCTCCCGCGAGCACGTCGTCGCGCACCCGGTGCCGGGGCTGGTGCTCGTCGCGGGCGGCAAGTACACGACGTACCGGGTGATGGCCAAGGACGCGATCGACGCGGTGGCGCACGGCCTGGACGGCAAGGTCGCCGAGTCCTGCACCGACCGGGTCGCGCTCGTCGGCGGCGAGGGCTTCCCGGCGATGTGGAACTCCCGGCACCGGCTCGCCGCGCGCTCGGGCCTGCACGTCGCGCGGATCGAGCACCTGCTGCGCCGCTACGGGACGCTCGTGGACGACCTGCTCGCGATGGTCGCCGAGCGGCCCGACCTCGGCCGGCCGCTGACCGGCGCGGACGACTACCTGCGCGCCGAGATCGTCTACGCGGCGTCGCACGAGGGGGCGCGGCACCTGAACGACGTCCTCGCGCGGCGGACGCGGATCTCCATCGAGACGTGGGACCGGGGCGTGGGCGTGGCGGAGGAGGCGGCGGACCTGGTCGCGCCCGTCCTCGGCTGGTCCGCCGCGCAGCGCGACCGGGAGATCGAGTACTACCGCAAGCGGATCGAGGCCGAGCGGGCGTCGCAGTCGCAGGACGGCGACCACGAGGCGTCCGCGTCGCGGCGCGGCGCTCCGGACATCGTCCCGACGCTCTGA
- a CDS encoding protein kinase domain-containing protein, with amino-acid sequence MTDWRIPDFDEVRELGRGAQGRVVLARHAGDGTPVAIKYLTAAATAGDREGFRHEARMLGRVTSPHVTRLYRLVENEDGAALVMEAVDGASLKEILVRHGALEPEAALTVLKGSLLGLAAAHAVGVVHRDYKPANVMVLADGRSKLIDFGIATPSGAASGSGTPFYMAPEQWNRHPASPATDVYAATCVFYECVTGHRPFEASGAALMAQHGTAPVPLEDVPEPLRPLVAHGMAKEAARRPPGAAAFVAELEDAARRAYGTDWEQRGLRAAAVAAAALAALFPLAAAGLSGAAGAGSAGAAGAAGSAGAGAAGSAGAGSAGAGAAGSAGSGAAQTGAGFLAKAGGVKVVAAVVGAAAVAGGGVAAYEAAQSDPPPPRPIALQVASTSLVNNQNGLVVDKAQYVTVSNVKDPAVARKVNAALRKPVDDAIARYAQHANAPGQGPDFIARQRTLPTTSPERMTLTISTEIGVRGPKLLSVGYMVANPVNAGGGHDYEPVVVTVDLATGRTLPTKDVLLPSTLTRAGITRLSPLVPPMPSSTPDYPEPGHCVPSLAGDYPTGTVPEQFGSTGLPALLTRAGVRFGFANSGECGYRLWSDPVPYAKIAPYLQPGIQAKATA; translated from the coding sequence ATGACGGACTGGCGGATCCCCGACTTCGACGAGGTGCGCGAGCTGGGCCGGGGCGCGCAGGGCCGGGTCGTCCTCGCCCGCCACGCCGGGGACGGCACGCCCGTCGCGATCAAGTACCTGACCGCCGCCGCCACCGCCGGGGACCGCGAGGGCTTCCGCCACGAGGCGCGGATGCTCGGCCGCGTCACCAGCCCGCACGTCACGCGCCTGTACCGGCTCGTGGAGAACGAGGACGGCGCGGCGCTCGTCATGGAGGCCGTGGACGGCGCGTCGCTCAAGGAGATCCTCGTCCGGCACGGCGCGCTGGAGCCCGAGGCGGCGCTGACCGTCCTCAAGGGGTCGCTGCTCGGGCTCGCCGCCGCGCACGCCGTCGGGGTCGTCCACCGCGACTACAAGCCCGCGAACGTGATGGTGCTCGCGGACGGGCGCAGCAAGCTCATCGACTTCGGCATCGCCACGCCGTCCGGCGCCGCGTCGGGGTCGGGCACGCCGTTCTACATGGCGCCCGAGCAGTGGAACCGGCACCCCGCGAGCCCGGCCACGGACGTGTACGCCGCGACCTGCGTGTTCTACGAGTGCGTCACCGGGCACCGGCCGTTCGAGGCGTCGGGGGCGGCGCTGATGGCGCAGCACGGGACCGCGCCGGTGCCGCTGGAGGACGTCCCCGAACCGCTGCGTCCGCTCGTCGCGCACGGCATGGCCAAGGAGGCGGCGCGGCGCCCGCCGGGCGCGGCGGCGTTCGTCGCCGAACTGGAGGACGCGGCCCGCCGCGCCTACGGGACGGACTGGGAGCAGCGCGGCCTGCGCGCCGCCGCCGTGGCCGCCGCCGCGCTCGCCGCCCTGTTCCCGCTCGCCGCCGCGGGCCTGTCCGGCGCCGCCGGCGCGGGCTCAGCCGGCGCGGCAGGCGCGGCGGGCTCGGCCGGTGCCGGCGCGGCGGGTTCCGCCGGCGCGGGCTCGGCCGGTGCGGGCGCGGCGGGTTCGGCGGGCAGCGGGGCGGCGCAGACGGGCGCGGGCTTCCTCGCCAAGGCGGGCGGCGTGAAGGTCGTCGCGGCCGTCGTCGGCGCGGCGGCCGTCGCGGGCGGCGGCGTCGCGGCCTACGAGGCGGCCCAGTCCGACCCGCCCCCGCCCCGCCCGATCGCGCTCCAGGTCGCGTCCACGTCCCTGGTCAACAACCAGAACGGCCTGGTGGTGGACAAAGCGCAATACGTGACCGTCAGCAACGTGAAGGACCCGGCCGTCGCGCGCAAGGTGAACGCCGCATTGCGCAAGCCCGTGGACGACGCCATCGCCCGCTACGCCCAGCACGCGAACGCCCCGGGCCAGGGACCGGACTTCATCGCCCGGCAGCGCACGCTGCCCACCACCTCGCCGGAGCGCATGACCCTCACGATCTCCACCGAGATCGGCGTGCGCGGCCCGAAGCTCCTGTCCGTCGGCTACATGGTCGCCAACCCCGTCAACGCGGGCGGCGGCCACGACTACGAGCCCGTCGTCGTCACCGTGGACCTGGCCACCGGCAGGACGCTGCCCACCAAGGACGTCCTGCTCCCGAGCACCCTGACGAGAGCGGGCATCACTCGGCTCTCACCGCTGGTCCCACCGATGCCGTCCAGCACGCCGGACTACCCCGAGCCGGGCCACTGCGTCCCGTCCCTGGCCGGGGACTACCCCACCGGCACCGTCCCGGAGCAGTTCGGCTCGACCGGCCTGCCCGCCCTCCTCACGAGAGCGGGCGTGCGCTTCGGCTTCGCGAACTCCGGCGAGTGCGGCTACCGCCTGTGGAGCGACCCCGTCCCGTACGCCAAGATCGCCCCCTACCTCCAGCCCGGCATCCAGGCCAAGGCCACCGCCTAA
- a CDS encoding GuaB3 family IMP dehydrogenase-related protein, with product MEIGRGKSGRRAYRFDDIGIVPSRRTRDPEEVSVAWQIDAYRFEMPILVAPMDSVVSPATAIAVGRHGGLGVLDLEGLWTRYENPEPLLAEIASLDDTRATQRLQEIYGAPIREELIGRRIEEIRSAGVTVAAALSPQRTAQFHKAVIDAGVDLFVIRGTTVSAEHVSSRAEPLNLKQFIYDLDVPVIVGGCSTYTAALHLMRTGAAGVLVGFGGGSGHTTRTVLGVAVPMATAVADVAAARRDYMDESGGRYVHVIADGGMTNSGDIAKAFACGSDAVMVGSPFARATEAPGRGYHWGSEAHHPDVPRGTRLDLGTIGTMDQILHGPSRVADGSMNLIGSLRRAMATSGYTELKEFQRVQVVVAPR from the coding sequence GTGGAGATCGGGCGCGGCAAGAGCGGACGCCGGGCGTACCGGTTCGACGACATCGGCATCGTGCCGTCCCGGCGCACGCGCGACCCCGAGGAGGTCAGCGTCGCCTGGCAGATCGACGCCTACCGGTTCGAGATGCCGATCCTGGTCGCGCCGATGGACAGCGTCGTCAGCCCGGCCACCGCGATCGCCGTCGGGCGGCACGGCGGGCTCGGCGTCCTGGACCTCGAAGGGCTGTGGACGCGGTACGAGAACCCCGAGCCGCTGCTCGCCGAGATCGCGTCCCTGGACGACACCCGCGCCACGCAGCGGCTCCAGGAGATCTACGGGGCGCCGATCCGCGAGGAGCTGATCGGCCGCCGCATCGAGGAGATCCGGTCGGCGGGCGTGACGGTCGCGGCGGCGCTGTCGCCGCAGCGCACGGCGCAGTTCCACAAGGCCGTCATCGACGCGGGCGTGGACCTGTTCGTCATCCGGGGGACGACCGTGTCGGCCGAGCACGTGTCCTCGCGGGCCGAGCCGCTGAACCTCAAGCAGTTCATCTACGACCTGGACGTCCCGGTGATCGTCGGCGGCTGCTCGACGTACACGGCCGCGCTGCACCTCATGCGGACGGGCGCGGCGGGCGTCCTCGTCGGCTTCGGCGGCGGGTCGGGCCACACGACCCGCACGGTGCTCGGCGTGGCGGTGCCGATGGCGACGGCCGTCGCGGACGTCGCCGCCGCCCGCCGCGACTACATGGACGAGTCCGGCGGCCGGTACGTCCACGTCATCGCCGACGGCGGCATGACCAACAGCGGCGACATCGCCAAGGCGTTCGCGTGCGGCTCCGACGCCGTCATGGTCGGCTCACCGTTCGCGCGCGCCACCGAGGCGCCCGGACGCGGCTACCACTGGGGCAGCGAGGCGCACCACCCGGACGTCCCGCGCGGCACCCGCCTGGACCTCGGCACGATCGGCACGATGGACCAGATCCTGCACGGCCCGTCCCGCGTGGCCGACGGCTCGATGAACCTGATCGGCTCGCTGCGCCGCGCGATGGCGACGTCCGGGTACACCGAGCTGAAGGAGTTCCAGCGCGTCCAGGTCGTCGTCGCGCCGCGTTAG